From the genome of Geoglobus ahangari, one region includes:
- a CDS encoding type II toxin-antitoxin system PemK/MazF family toxin, protein MKGKVVLVPFPFTDLSASKLRPALVLHEGSRDVVVAFISSKVPTDPAESDVVISQNHPEFPLTEITAL, encoded by the coding sequence ATGAAAGGAAAAGTGGTTCTCGTTCCATTTCCATTTACCGATCTCTCGGCTTCAAAGCTCAGACCAGCACTCGTTCTGCACGAAGGAAGTAGAGATGTTGTTGTAGCGTTTATTTCTTCAAAAGTTCCCACTGATCCTGCAGAATCTGATGTGGTTATATCCCAAAACCATCCAGAATTTCCTTTGACGGAAATCACAGCACTTTAA
- a CDS encoding rhodanese-like domain-containing protein, with the protein MRHAKLFLALMVVAAALLAGCSSQQSQVFKTISPDEAYKLIQENANNPDFVIIDIRTPQEYKAGHIPKAINIDYYSPTFKEELNKLDKSKTYLIYCRTGHRTGNTMPIMKELGFQKVYEIRGGITAWASKGYPVVK; encoded by the coding sequence ATGAGGCATGCGAAGCTCTTTCTCGCTCTGATGGTGGTTGCTGCTGCCCTGCTGGCTGGCTGTTCATCGCAGCAGTCTCAGGTCTTCAAGACCATAAGCCCCGACGAGGCCTACAAGCTCATTCAGGAGAATGCCAACAACCCGGACTTCGTCATAATCGACATCCGCACACCTCAGGAGTACAAGGCCGGTCACATTCCAAAGGCCATAAACATTGACTACTACTCCCCGACGTTCAAGGAGGAGCTGAACAAGCTCGACAAGAGCAAGACGTACCTGATCTACTGCAGGACAGGCCACAGGACGGGCAACACAATGCCCATAATGAAGGAGCTCGGGTTCCAGAAGGTCTACGAGATCAGGGGTGGGATAACCGCGTGGGCGAGCAAGGGGTATCCTGTTGTGAAGTAA